The following are encoded together in the Pedobacter steynii genome:
- a CDS encoding DUF4833 domain-containing protein, with protein sequence MKRVKVIGRLVLVLMLLGTFSSVIAQTVDRSDPSPLKFPTPKGIKNQLFYLQRDPNTNTIICELNLDDKGQVNRKEPILVYWLRFGEKGEKKDLNYIQRKFAYGIQAKEIAKNQFELRFVSHKKIPMYLMESNEDHKFHVYVTVNNKKIELDKIFLRIEGGSFWLPNVKYVELTGTNTANNTRVVERIKV encoded by the coding sequence ATGAAACGTGTTAAAGTAATCGGCAGACTGGTTCTGGTGTTGATGTTATTGGGTACATTCTCTTCTGTTATTGCTCAAACTGTTGATAGAAGTGATCCTTCTCCCTTAAAATTCCCGACTCCCAAAGGAATCAAAAACCAGTTGTTTTATCTTCAGAGAGATCCAAATACCAATACCATTATTTGTGAACTTAACCTGGATGATAAAGGACAGGTGAATAGAAAGGAACCCATCCTGGTTTATTGGCTTCGCTTCGGTGAAAAAGGAGAGAAAAAAGACCTGAACTACATTCAGCGAAAATTTGCTTATGGTATTCAGGCAAAGGAAATCGCCAAAAACCAATTCGAACTTCGTTTTGTTTCTCATAAAAAGATTCCGATGTACCTCATGGAATCAAATGAAGACCATAAATTCCATGTATACGTAACGGTAAACAATAAGAAAATTGAACTGGATAAGATCTTTTTGAGAATTGAAGGCGGTTCTTTCTGGTTGCCAAATGTAAAGTACGTAGAGCTTACCGGAACGAATACAGCCAATAATACCCGTGTCGTAGAAAGAATTAAGGTCTAA
- a CDS encoding LiaF transmembrane domain-containing protein: protein METLTENKKINRHITAGIIIIALGSLLMLDNLGINVPHWILSWHTVMLAIGLMIGYRKDFKVSGWVVLVIIGGIYTLKDIAFFDLSRFTSALVLIGLGVYLLLKPNNKSAFWNFSDKKPIDFEHKNKA from the coding sequence ATGGAAACGCTAACTGAAAACAAAAAAATTAATCGTCATATCACTGCGGGTATCATCATCATCGCACTTGGATCTCTCCTAATGCTGGATAATCTGGGAATTAACGTTCCACATTGGATTCTGTCCTGGCATACCGTAATGCTTGCAATTGGTCTGATGATTGGCTACCGTAAAGATTTCAAGGTATCCGGATGGGTTGTCCTGGTAATCATTGGTGGAATCTATACCCTCAAAGATATCGCCTTCTTCGATCTCTCGAGATTTACCAGTGCATTGGTGCTGATTGGGCTTGGAGTGTATTTACTTTTAAAACCCAACAATAAATCTGCTTTCTGGAATTTTAGTGATAAAAAACCAATCGATTTTGAACACAAGAACAAAGCATAA
- a CDS encoding DUF5686 and carboxypeptidase-like regulatory domain-containing protein codes for MRRQLKTSICMLTLFLTLAFTAVAQAQQTTVSGTVTDASTKETLPYVSYLITGTTLGGRTDADGKFSISINGNYTALKFSYVGYKPLTKVIKIGTAQVVNVQLQPEAMLMNEVVITAGKKPRYRNKENPAVELIRKVIANKTKNRMEHYDFVEYQKYERMMFSLSNLSDKFRNKRMFRNYQFLFQEQDSTKIGGKNVLPVFQQEKLSNNYFKKSPEKTKTVVIADKRVNFDERFIDNQGLSTYFDRMYQDIDIYDNNISVVSNQLLSPIADGAPGFYKFFITDTIKNHNPQLVELAFTPRNNTDLLFEGKLYVTLDGNYAIQNAYLTVNKNINLNFVRALEAKLDFEKNPDERYHLSKSNLIVDFGLSKKSGSGFTGERTVTFKDFKVNNPLPDTTYRGAGQLVVVPDADKRSEQFWANNRPEPLSAGNMKVYGNLDTLQSIPSFKRTMDVVTLFFAGYKDFGPFEMGPVNTFYSFNGVEGFRLRLGGRTTPSLSKRYYFETYAAYGFKDDKWKYFLSGTYSLNNKSIYAFPQNYLRASFQRDTKIPGQELQFVQEDNFLLSFKRGENNMMLYNDFYRLDYVHEFENHFSYTLGLRKWQQTPAGSLYFSNYPDNGILGRIQQISTSEISLGLRYAPHEKFYQGKIYRTPIVDRFPVFNLRYTAGIKGVLGGEYNYHNFMGSVDKRFYLSQLGYADVTVEGAYIVGKVPFPLLAIHRANQTYAYQLNSYNLMNFMEFVSDHYASVNIDQNFNGFFFNKIPLLKKLKLREVASFKVLFGGLRDENNPALNPGSMQFVRNENGLTVTNSLNRDPYMEGSVGVGNIFKVLRVDAVKRFSYLNNPEVSSWGIRARVKFDF; via the coding sequence ATGAGACGACAACTTAAAACATCTATCTGCATGCTGACCTTGTTCCTGACATTGGCTTTTACTGCCGTTGCCCAGGCACAGCAAACAACAGTCAGTGGTACGGTTACTGATGCCAGCACTAAAGAAACATTGCCTTACGTTTCTTATTTGATTACAGGAACTACTCTTGGTGGGAGAACTGATGCCGATGGAAAGTTCAGCATCAGCATCAATGGTAATTATACTGCTTTGAAGTTCAGCTACGTAGGATATAAGCCGCTTACTAAGGTGATTAAAATAGGTACTGCGCAGGTTGTAAACGTTCAGTTGCAGCCTGAGGCAATGCTGATGAACGAAGTGGTGATTACAGCCGGTAAAAAACCAAGGTACAGAAATAAAGAAAATCCTGCTGTAGAGCTGATCAGAAAGGTGATTGCCAATAAGACAAAAAACAGAATGGAGCATTACGACTTCGTTGAATATCAGAAATATGAACGGATGATGTTCTCATTAAGCAATCTTTCAGATAAATTCAGAAACAAGCGGATGTTCCGTAATTATCAGTTCTTATTTCAGGAACAGGATTCAACCAAAATCGGAGGAAAGAATGTACTTCCGGTTTTTCAGCAGGAAAAACTCAGCAATAATTATTTCAAAAAAAGCCCGGAAAAAACAAAAACAGTTGTCATTGCAGATAAAAGGGTAAATTTTGACGAGCGTTTTATCGATAATCAGGGCTTAAGTACTTACTTTGACCGGATGTATCAGGATATTGATATCTATGATAATAATATTTCAGTAGTAAGTAACCAACTGCTTAGTCCTATTGCCGATGGGGCACCTGGTTTTTATAAGTTCTTCATTACGGATACCATCAAAAATCATAACCCTCAATTGGTGGAACTGGCTTTTACCCCGAGAAACAATACTGATCTTTTGTTTGAAGGAAAGCTGTATGTAACCTTAGACGGTAACTATGCCATTCAAAATGCTTATCTGACGGTCAATAAGAACATTAACCTGAACTTTGTAAGGGCTTTGGAAGCAAAGCTTGATTTTGAGAAAAATCCTGACGAGCGTTATCATTTGAGTAAAAGCAACCTGATTGTTGATTTCGGACTGAGCAAGAAAAGCGGCAGTGGATTTACAGGGGAGCGGACAGTAACTTTTAAAGATTTTAAGGTCAATAACCCACTTCCTGATACGACTTACAGGGGTGCAGGGCAATTGGTCGTTGTTCCTGATGCAGATAAAAGATCAGAGCAGTTCTGGGCAAATAACCGACCTGAACCTCTGAGTGCTGGAAATATGAAAGTCTACGGCAACCTGGATACTTTACAATCCATTCCTTCCTTTAAAAGGACGATGGATGTAGTTACCCTGTTCTTTGCCGGTTATAAAGATTTTGGGCCATTTGAAATGGGACCGGTTAATACTTTTTACAGTTTTAACGGCGTAGAAGGTTTTCGGCTTCGTCTTGGAGGACGGACAACACCATCATTGAGTAAACGATATTATTTCGAAACTTATGCTGCTTATGGGTTTAAAGACGATAAGTGGAAATACTTCTTAAGTGGGACTTATTCTTTAAACAATAAATCCATCTACGCTTTCCCACAGAATTACCTCAGGGCCAGCTTTCAAAGGGATACTAAAATTCCAGGTCAGGAATTACAATTTGTTCAGGAAGACAATTTCCTGCTTTCTTTCAAAAGAGGAGAGAACAATATGATGCTTTACAATGATTTCTACAGGCTTGATTATGTACATGAGTTTGAGAATCATTTTTCTTATACACTTGGCCTTAGGAAATGGCAGCAGACGCCTGCCGGATCGCTGTACTTTAGCAACTATCCTGACAATGGCATCCTTGGCCGGATCCAGCAGATCAGTACTTCTGAGATCAGCTTAGGCCTGCGTTATGCCCCACATGAAAAGTTCTATCAGGGTAAGATATACAGAACACCGATTGTCGACCGTTTCCCGGTATTTAATCTCCGTTATACTGCCGGGATAAAAGGCGTATTGGGTGGTGAATACAACTATCATAACTTCATGGGAAGTGTAGACAAGCGTTTTTATCTTTCACAGCTGGGTTATGCCGATGTAACGGTAGAGGGGGCTTATATCGTTGGAAAAGTACCTTTTCCTCTGTTAGCAATTCACCGGGCAAATCAGACTTATGCTTATCAGCTTAATTCTTACAACCTGATGAATTTCATGGAATTTGTAAGTGACCATTATGCAAGTGTTAATATCGATCAGAACTTTAACGGTTTTTTCTTTAATAAGATCCCTTTGCTTAAGAAATTAAAGTTAAGGGAAGTTGCTTCGTTTAAGGTCTTGTTTGGCGGCTTACGTGATGAAAATAATCCGGCCTTGAATCCGGGATCTATGCAGTTTGTACGGAATGAAAATGGATTGACAGTTACCAATTCTCTCAATAGAGATCCCTATATGGAAGGTAGTGTTGGGGTAGGAAATATCTTCAAAGTGTTAAGAGTCGACGCAGTAAAAAGATTCAGCTACCTGAATAATCCGGAAGTATCCAGCTGGGGTATCCGGGCAAGGGTTAAGTTTGATTTCTAA
- a CDS encoding TetR/AcrR family transcriptional regulator: MAKTEKTDHSTEDKIKVAAAKVFISKGFAAARTRDIAEEAGINLALLNYYFRSKEKLFDIVMIESLQKLLVGVRDILNDVNSSLTEKITFLTNHYLNLLKNDTDLPLFVLNEIRANPLILEANIEVKEIFLQSNFYQQLEAKTKGKVEPVHFVMNIAGLIFFPFVLNPLLNGIRGESKEGFAALMEERKNRIPLWIDAMLKTD; encoded by the coding sequence ATGGCGAAAACAGAGAAAACAGATCACTCTACTGAAGATAAAATTAAGGTGGCCGCAGCTAAAGTCTTTATCAGTAAAGGATTTGCTGCCGCCAGGACCAGAGATATTGCGGAAGAAGCAGGAATCAATCTGGCTTTGCTTAATTATTATTTCCGTAGCAAAGAGAAGTTGTTTGATATCGTAATGATCGAAAGCCTGCAAAAGCTCCTGGTAGGGGTGAGGGATATTTTGAATGATGTAAATAGTTCATTGACTGAGAAAATAACTTTTCTAACCAACCACTACCTCAATCTGCTGAAAAACGATACTGATCTTCCCTTATTTGTCTTGAACGAAATCAGGGCGAACCCGCTCATATTGGAAGCCAATATAGAAGTGAAGGAGATTTTTTTACAATCCAATTTTTATCAACAGCTTGAAGCCAAGACTAAAGGAAAAGTAGAGCCGGTTCATTTCGTGATGAACATCGCAGGTCTGATCTTTTTTCCATTTGTATTGAATCCACTTTTAAATGGTATAAGAGGAGAAAGTAAAGAAGGATTTGCAGCGTTGATGGAGGAACGTAAAAATAGGATTCCGCTCTGGATCGATGCCATGCTGAAAACGGACTAA